Proteins found in one Planococcus citri chromosome 2, ihPlaCitr1.1, whole genome shotgun sequence genomic segment:
- the LOC135836749 gene encoding DET1- and DDB1-associated protein 1 — MSVTEFLKTLPSYDKNNFSRFHTDSTNRTCVKRPSVYISTEEIPSEQIIVTEKTNILLRYLHQRWENNAQNTLPQQKKRDQAPESGNSDEMNIIPRKRLRIEPNSI; from the exons ATG tctgTCACCGAGTTTTTGAAGACTTTACCTAGTTAtgataagaataatttttcccGCTTTCATACTGATAGCACGAATAGAACTTGTGTGAAACGTCCGTCTGTTTACATATCGACTGAAGAAATTCCGTCAGAGCAAA ttATTGTAACCGAGAAAACGAATATTTTACTGAGATATTTACATCAAAGATGGGAGAACAACGCACAG AATACGTTACCTCAACAGAAGAAACGAGATCAAGCGCCGGAGAGTGGGAATTCCGACGAAATGAATATCATACCTCGAAAAAGACTCAGAATTGAACCTAATTCTATTTAA